In Paenibacillus phoenicis, one genomic interval encodes:
- the hemY gene encoding protoporphyrinogen oxidase encodes MRDSSRQVVVIGGGLTGLSAAFYVRKFYKERGVTPQITLLEKGNTLGGKIETLEKDDFVIEKGPDSFLARKTAMIDLAKELGLEGELVSMNPEAKKTYIVSEGKLHPMPSGLVLGIPTELGPFLRSGLVSWSGKARAMLDLVMPARQSEEDESLGAFIERRLGAEVLQNITEPLLAGIYAGDTYNLSLQSTFPQFGEVERAYGSLIKGMMSGKKPTETHTGTKRSAFLTFRKGLKTLVNGLVESLSDVDCRLRTEVVEIRRTGTDAYEVVLASGESLPADDVIVTVPAFAAAELLRPHVDVAALDAVNYVSVANVVMAFDRKDVTGQFDGSGFLVPRKEGMNITACTWTGIKWLHTSPEDKMLLRCYVGRSGDEEKTFLPDEELLELVLDDLKRLMNITARPLFTEITRLPKSMPQYPVGHLQQVAELRSQLEEKLPGVYATGAAFYGVGLPDCIKQAKELAEQMADQLKVAQA; translated from the coding sequence ATGCGTGATTCTTCACGTCAAGTGGTCGTTATCGGCGGGGGGCTGACCGGTCTGTCTGCGGCCTTTTACGTTCGTAAATTCTACAAAGAACGGGGCGTGACCCCGCAAATTACGCTGCTGGAAAAGGGGAACACCCTCGGCGGCAAAATTGAAACGTTGGAGAAGGACGATTTCGTGATCGAGAAAGGTCCGGATTCCTTCCTGGCCCGCAAGACGGCCATGATTGACCTGGCGAAGGAGCTGGGGCTGGAAGGCGAGCTCGTGTCGATGAACCCAGAGGCTAAGAAGACGTACATCGTCAGCGAAGGGAAGCTGCATCCGATGCCTTCGGGGCTGGTGCTTGGCATCCCGACCGAGCTGGGACCGTTCTTGCGCAGCGGTCTTGTCTCTTGGAGCGGTAAAGCCCGGGCGATGTTGGACCTCGTGATGCCGGCACGGCAAAGCGAAGAGGATGAGTCGCTTGGCGCATTTATCGAGCGCCGGCTGGGTGCCGAGGTGCTGCAAAACATCACCGAGCCGCTGCTCGCCGGCATTTATGCGGGCGACACTTACAACCTCAGCCTGCAATCGACCTTCCCGCAGTTTGGCGAGGTGGAACGGGCATACGGCAGCCTGATTAAAGGCATGATGTCCGGCAAGAAGCCCACGGAGACGCACACCGGCACAAAACGCAGCGCCTTCCTCACGTTCCGCAAAGGGCTGAAGACCTTGGTCAACGGCCTGGTCGAGTCGCTGTCGGATGTGGACTGCCGCTTGCGGACCGAGGTGGTGGAAATTCGCCGCACCGGAACTGACGCGTACGAGGTCGTACTCGCCTCAGGCGAATCGCTCCCGGCGGATGACGTGATCGTTACGGTGCCGGCGTTTGCCGCCGCCGAGCTGCTGCGGCCGCATGTGGATGTGGCCGCGCTGGACGCAGTGAACTACGTGTCCGTGGCTAACGTTGTCATGGCTTTTGATCGCAAGGATGTCACCGGCCAGTTCGACGGCTCAGGCTTCCTCGTGCCGCGCAAGGAAGGCATGAACATCACCGCCTGCACGTGGACCGGCATCAAATGGCTGCACACGAGCCCGGAAGACAAAATGCTGCTGCGCTGCTACGTTGGCCGTTCCGGCGACGAGGAGAAAACGTTTTTGCCTGACGAGGAACTGCTGGAGCTGGTGCTCGACGATTTGAAGCGGCTGATGAACATCACGGCCCGGCCGTTGTTCACAGAAATTACCCGCCTGCCAAAATCGATGCCGCAGTATCCGGTGGGCCATCTGCAGCAGGTTGCTGAGCTGCGCAGCCAACTGGAGGAGAAGCTGCCTGGCGTATATGCGACGGGGGCGGCATTTTACGGCGTTGGCCTGCCCGACTGTATCAAGCAAGCGAAAGAGCTGGCGGAGCAGATGGCAGACCAGCTGAAGGTCGCTCAAGCTTAA
- a CDS encoding CapA family protein: protein MYPSRSEKYKKKQQEKKRRLNRIWLTLNLTLITLIFVLGAYFYLEERTGQAGLDSGTEQQLPGAWSDTGSDVGDPTTGETPIVQPDDRDAASTETEDESEQNPTNTGENSSGENNTDTGNEDKDGATNLPSNAGADLSEAGGDAARLLVHFAGDTMFSGKVEERLEKAGYELPYEYVRGLFQNDDLSVLNLETPVTTGGEPAEDKTYVFKSPPKAIEPMVQAGVDAVNLANNHVLDQGVPGLLDTMKALRQQNVMYVGAGKNSKEAYAPVYLERRGIKIALFGFSRVVPEPGWVAGANKPGVASVYAPEAALNAIKAARKNSDLVFVIAHWGKERTTKLEKHQQELAHAFIDAGADLVIGGHPHVMQGLEQYKGKWIAYSTGNFIFTKSKDPKTWETAVFAASCTRDGDCDLKLIPFRTELGQPVPMSAEDGNKLLKEIEGFSPGVRISEDGDVSASKTGRIQESGTSLSADDRT, encoded by the coding sequence ATGTACCCATCAAGATCGGAAAAATACAAGAAGAAACAGCAGGAAAAAAAGCGGCGTCTAAACCGGATTTGGCTGACGTTAAACTTGACTCTCATCACTTTAATTTTCGTGCTGGGAGCTTACTTTTATTTGGAGGAACGCACCGGGCAGGCTGGATTGGACTCGGGAACGGAGCAGCAGCTGCCAGGCGCATGGAGCGACACCGGATCGGATGTTGGCGATCCGACGACCGGAGAGACGCCGATTGTGCAGCCGGATGATCGCGATGCTGCGTCGACGGAAACGGAAGACGAGAGCGAGCAGAATCCAACGAATACAGGTGAGAACTCATCCGGAGAAAATAACACCGATACAGGTAACGAGGATAAAGATGGAGCAACGAATTTGCCATCCAATGCTGGTGCAGACTTAAGCGAGGCAGGCGGCGATGCGGCTCGGCTGTTGGTTCATTTTGCAGGGGATACGATGTTCTCCGGCAAAGTGGAAGAGCGGTTAGAGAAAGCGGGATACGAGCTCCCGTATGAGTACGTGCGGGGATTGTTCCAGAACGACGATTTAAGCGTACTGAATTTAGAGACGCCTGTGACGACCGGCGGGGAGCCGGCGGAGGATAAAACCTATGTGTTTAAGTCGCCGCCAAAGGCGATTGAACCGATGGTTCAGGCCGGCGTGGACGCGGTGAATTTGGCGAATAACCATGTGTTGGACCAAGGCGTTCCCGGTCTCCTGGATACGATGAAAGCTCTGCGGCAGCAAAACGTGATGTATGTCGGGGCTGGCAAGAACAGCAAGGAAGCGTACGCTCCGGTTTATCTCGAACGTAGAGGAATCAAGATCGCCCTGTTTGGCTTTAGCCGGGTCGTCCCGGAGCCAGGGTGGGTCGCTGGAGCAAACAAACCGGGGGTAGCCTCCGTGTATGCGCCGGAAGCTGCGCTGAACGCCATTAAGGCGGCCCGCAAGAACTCAGATCTTGTGTTCGTGATCGCCCACTGGGGCAAGGAGCGGACGACCAAACTGGAGAAGCACCAGCAAGAGCTGGCGCACGCCTTCATTGATGCCGGGGCGGATCTGGTCATCGGCGGTCATCCGCATGTGATGCAAGGGCTGGAGCAATACAAAGGCAAATGGATTGCATACAGTACGGGTAACTTTATTTTTACGAAATCAAAGGATCCGAAGACGTGGGAAACTGCAGTGTTTGCCGCTTCCTGCACACGCGACGGGGATTGCGATCTCAAGCTGATCCCGTTTCGTACAGAACTGGGCCAGCCCGTGCCGATGAGCGCCGAGGACGGAAACAAACTGTTGAAAGAAATCGAAGGCTTCTCGCCGGGGGTACGGATCTCGGAGGACGGAGATGTGAGCGCCTCGAAGACCGGGCGGATTCAAGAATCCGGTACTTCGCTGTCAGCGGATGACCGGACATAA
- a CDS encoding glycerophosphodiester phosphodiesterase codes for MRNPCVAHRGFSGIAPENTMAAVQLAMEQEDVHWIEVDVQCSKDGVPLLIHDFTLNRTTNGKGPVKDKTWAELQTLDAGSWKSKAYRGERLPSLDEFLDAVAGRLRVNLEIKTEGNMYPGLEEKVVAAVKRRHMEHEVVLTSFEPRILAKIKEIGRGIRTGLIIDRQPKDLLLRLKLLHCSFLSIYYRALTAEMAAKAFKHGIEVMAWTMDDVKSLRKVAAMHPEILLCTNRPDVWRQAIGNGKVKNSIGKPQSPGGEDDDEQINR; via the coding sequence ATGCGTAACCCATGCGTTGCCCATCGCGGTTTCTCTGGAATTGCCCCGGAGAACACGATGGCTGCGGTCCAGCTCGCCATGGAGCAGGAGGATGTCCACTGGATCGAAGTTGATGTACAATGTTCAAAGGACGGCGTGCCTTTGCTGATTCATGATTTTACGCTGAACCGCACGACAAACGGAAAGGGACCGGTCAAGGATAAAACCTGGGCGGAGCTGCAAACGCTGGATGCCGGGAGCTGGAAATCCAAGGCCTACCGTGGGGAACGGCTGCCAAGCCTTGATGAATTTTTGGATGCCGTTGCCGGACGACTGCGGGTTAATCTGGAAATCAAGACCGAAGGGAATATGTACCCGGGGCTGGAGGAAAAGGTGGTCGCTGCGGTCAAACGGCGGCATATGGAGCACGAGGTTGTACTGACTTCGTTTGAACCACGGATACTGGCGAAGATCAAGGAGATCGGCCGGGGGATCCGCACGGGTCTGATCATCGACCGGCAGCCCAAAGATTTGCTGCTGCGGCTGAAGCTGTTGCACTGTTCGTTCTTATCGATTTATTATCGCGCATTAACCGCAGAGATGGCTGCCAAAGCGTTTAAACACGGCATTGAGGTGATGGCTTGGACGATGGATGATGTGAAGTCGCTGCGGAAGGTGGCGGCGATGCATCCTGAAATCCTGCTATGCACGAACCGGCCGGATGTCTGGCGCCAAGCGATCGGTAACGGGAAAGTGAAAAATTCGATTGGGAAACCACAATCCCCTGGAGGAGAAGATGACGATGAACAAATTAATCGCTAA
- a CDS encoding fumarylacetoacetate hydrolase family protein → MNKLIANVYCVGRNYRAHAEELGNEVPTEPMIFLKPSHAVTAMDGRGLELPADRGSVHYEAELVLRIARDYKPGMTVDELVDVIAFGIDFTLRDVQSIVKDKGNPWTPAKGFLQSAPITPYIAFPGAVETANEDFVLRKNGEIVQRGNISRMIFPLQQIVDYIAEHYGLGEGDLIFTGTPEGVGPVYQGDKLELSYGDKVLGSCTVAVGPSAK, encoded by the coding sequence ATGAACAAATTAATCGCTAATGTGTATTGCGTAGGCCGAAATTACCGGGCACATGCCGAGGAGCTTGGCAATGAGGTGCCTACTGAGCCGATGATCTTCCTGAAACCGTCCCATGCGGTGACCGCCATGGACGGCAGGGGGCTGGAGCTTCCGGCGGACCGGGGCTCGGTGCATTATGAAGCTGAGCTGGTGCTGCGTATCGCCCGCGATTATAAGCCGGGGATGACGGTCGACGAATTGGTGGATGTGATCGCGTTTGGGATCGACTTCACGCTGCGCGACGTACAGAGCATCGTCAAAGACAAGGGCAATCCGTGGACGCCGGCCAAAGGCTTCCTACAATCGGCGCCAATCACGCCATACATCGCTTTCCCCGGCGCGGTGGAGACGGCAAATGAAGATTTTGTGCTGCGGAAGAATGGGGAGATTGTGCAGCGCGGCAATATCAGCCGGATGATTTTCCCGCTGCAGCAAATCGTTGATTATATCGCTGAGCATTATGGGCTGGGCGAAGGCGATTTGATTTTCACCGGAACGCCTGAAGGGGTAGGCCCGGTATATCAAGGGGACAAGCTGGAGCTGTCCTACGGCGATAAAGTGCTTGGCAGCTGCACAGTGGCTGTCGGTCCTTCGGCAAAATGA
- a CDS encoding DUF92 domain-containing protein, with amino-acid sequence MDWIIGALCALIVSAAAYKKRSLSLSGMLAAWIMGTVYYGAGNLFWFGILLLFFVSSSVFSHFRGDRKAELEKSYAKSGRRDAGQVLANGGLGMLACLGNLFWPNPAWAYFFVGTMAAVTADTWATEWGGLSKSEPRSILNGRRVPPGTSGGVTLLGSTAALAGAVCIGGAAWLLRMWTGDDTYAGVGSALLALVKWGLIGGISGLAGAFADSWLGATVQYMHRCVVCGKEVEVATHCGQETVVLRGFRWMDNDMVNLLSSLAAGLLAWGIGMIG; translated from the coding sequence ATGGATTGGATTATTGGGGCGCTTTGCGCCCTAATCGTGTCTGCAGCCGCCTATAAGAAGCGATCGTTATCGCTCTCCGGCATGCTGGCCGCATGGATCATGGGAACCGTATACTACGGGGCCGGCAACTTGTTCTGGTTTGGGATCTTGCTGCTATTTTTCGTCAGCTCGTCGGTCTTTTCGCATTTTCGCGGGGATCGTAAGGCGGAGCTAGAAAAATCGTATGCCAAGAGCGGCCGCCGGGACGCGGGGCAGGTGCTGGCGAACGGCGGACTGGGGATGCTAGCTTGCCTTGGCAACCTGTTTTGGCCAAATCCGGCGTGGGCCTACTTCTTCGTAGGCACGATGGCCGCAGTAACGGCGGACACGTGGGCAACGGAATGGGGCGGCCTTAGCAAAAGCGAGCCGCGTTCGATTCTGAACGGCCGCCGGGTTCCTCCGGGAACATCGGGCGGGGTGACGCTGCTGGGTAGCACGGCGGCGCTGGCCGGGGCCGTATGCATCGGCGGGGCTGCATGGCTGCTGCGCATGTGGACCGGAGATGACACTTATGCCGGAGTAGGTTCCGCGTTGCTTGCGCTGGTGAAATGGGGGCTGATCGGCGGGATTTCCGGCTTGGCCGGGGCTTTTGCCGACTCCTGGCTGGGCGCGACGGTTCAATATATGCATCGCTGCGTCGTTTGCGGCAAAGAGGTTGAGGTGGCGACGCATTGCGGTCAGGAGACCGTGGTGCTGCGAGGTTTTCGCTGGATGGATAATGATATGGTGAATTTACTCAGTTCCCTGGCGGCGGGTTTGCTGGCTTGGGGAATCGGGATGATAGGATAA
- a CDS encoding ABC-F family ATP-binding cassette domain-containing protein codes for MNILTVEHLTKTYGEKVLFQDASFGMDENDKIGIIGVNGTGKSTFLKVIAGLEQADSGKVAINRDVRVTFLAQNPDYDPDISVLRGVFQGGGPELQLVSAYMEAEEAIEREPGDAGRQAELARLSQEMDRLQTWTLVSEAKSVLSKLGITDFTQNMGSLSGGQRKRVALASALILPSELLIMDEPTNHIDNESVAWLETYLQKRRGALLLITHDRYFLDRVCNVMLELDHGRLFRYEANYSRFLELKSEREEREAASEQKRQNLLRGELAWIRRGAKARSTKQKARIERFEKLQAAKTEYKSDNLEISVASTRLGRKILEIEGLRKSIEGRLLIRDLTYTAVPGDRVGIVGPNGSGKSTLLNMIAGRIEPDAGHIVLGQTVKLGYFTQEHQEMDSQQRVIEYIKEAAEVVTTADGSRITASQMLERFLFPPEMQWTPIGKLSGGEKRRLYLLRVLMGAPNVLLLDEPTNDLDIQTLTVLEAYLDEFPGAVFVVSHDRYFLDRTVDKIMAFEGGGVVAVHVGDYSDYEEWTQGSGANGAGKGSEGSSAASGSRKAGSSDSAAARGSASQANTGNRNSGRGEKLKFSYNEQREFETIDATIEAAEQRLAAISEEMEAAASDAVRLQELMQQQQEAEAELDRLMERWTYLNELAEKIEAQRNG; via the coding sequence ATGAACATATTAACGGTGGAGCATCTGACCAAAACCTATGGGGAGAAAGTGTTGTTTCAGGACGCTTCCTTTGGCATGGACGAAAACGATAAAATCGGCATCATCGGCGTCAACGGAACGGGCAAATCCACGTTCCTGAAGGTCATCGCCGGTCTGGAACAAGCCGATTCCGGCAAAGTCGCCATCAACCGGGACGTCCGCGTGACGTTTCTGGCGCAAAATCCCGACTATGATCCGGACATCTCCGTGTTGCGCGGCGTGTTCCAAGGCGGCGGGCCTGAGCTCCAATTGGTGTCTGCTTATATGGAGGCAGAGGAAGCGATCGAACGGGAACCGGGGGATGCGGGGCGGCAAGCGGAACTGGCGCGGCTGTCCCAGGAGATGGACCGACTGCAGACATGGACCCTGGTCAGCGAGGCCAAAAGCGTCTTGTCCAAGCTGGGCATCACCGATTTTACCCAGAATATGGGCAGCTTGTCCGGGGGTCAGCGGAAGCGCGTTGCGCTCGCCTCAGCGTTAATTCTCCCATCGGAGCTATTGATTATGGACGAGCCCACCAACCACATCGACAATGAATCCGTCGCTTGGTTGGAGACGTATCTCCAGAAACGGCGCGGGGCGTTGCTCCTGATTACGCATGACCGTTATTTTCTGGACCGCGTCTGCAATGTGATGCTGGAGCTCGATCACGGCCGGTTGTTCCGCTACGAGGCGAATTACAGCCGTTTCCTGGAGCTCAAGAGCGAGCGTGAGGAGCGTGAAGCCGCCTCCGAACAGAAGCGGCAAAATCTGCTGCGGGGTGAGCTCGCTTGGATTCGCCGCGGAGCCAAGGCACGTTCGACCAAGCAGAAGGCGCGGATTGAACGGTTTGAGAAGCTGCAAGCGGCCAAGACGGAATACAAAAGCGACAACCTCGAAATCTCGGTGGCTTCAACTCGATTGGGGCGCAAAATTTTGGAGATCGAAGGGCTGCGTAAATCAATTGAAGGTCGGCTGCTCATCAGGGATCTGACCTACACGGCGGTCCCGGGCGACCGCGTGGGCATCGTGGGGCCTAACGGCAGCGGGAAATCGACGCTGCTGAACATGATCGCCGGTCGAATCGAACCGGATGCCGGCCATATTGTGCTGGGCCAGACGGTGAAGCTGGGTTATTTTACTCAGGAGCATCAGGAAATGGACAGTCAGCAACGGGTGATCGAATATATCAAGGAAGCAGCGGAGGTTGTGACGACGGCGGACGGCTCGCGGATTACCGCATCGCAAATGCTGGAGCGGTTCCTGTTCCCGCCGGAGATGCAATGGACGCCGATCGGCAAGCTGTCGGGCGGTGAGAAGCGGCGACTGTATCTGCTGCGTGTGCTGATGGGAGCGCCTAACGTTTTGCTGCTGGACGAACCAACTAACGATCTCGATATCCAGACGTTGACCGTGCTGGAGGCGTATTTGGATGAGTTCCCCGGCGCCGTCTTTGTTGTCTCCCATGACCGGTATTTCCTCGATCGGACCGTGGACAAGATTATGGCGTTTGAGGGCGGCGGAGTCGTTGCTGTACATGTGGGCGACTATAGCGATTACGAGGAATGGACGCAGGGGAGCGGTGCGAATGGCGCGGGTAAAGGGAGCGAAGGTAGTTCAGCGGCTTCGGGCTCGCGGAAGGCAGGTTCTTCGGACTCAGCGGCTGCCAGAGGTTCAGCCTCCCAAGCCAACACTGGCAACCGCAATTCAGGGCGCGGCGAGAAGCTGAAGTTCAGCTATAACGAGCAGCGGGAGTTCGAAACGATCGACGCGACCATCGAAGCAGCCGAGCAACGTCTTGCCGCTATTTCCGAGGAAATGGAAGCTGCGGCGAGCGATGCCGTTCGCCTGCAGGAGCTGATGCAACAGCAGCAGGAAGCGGAGGCCGAGCTGGACCGGCTGATGGAGCGCTGGACGTATCTGAACGAGCTGGCGGAGAAGATCGAAGCCCAGCGGAACGGGTGA
- a CDS encoding helix-turn-helix domain-containing protein encodes MSTATILAEVHSFMKENELSLSQFSAKLNINAGTLSYILNGNRTLTIDHLDRISEVMGLPMGHYYEHYINDYLQERNPDWRRVAPFLRKCAELNKLDCIRRTICMLLDNLTYSTSLFELAEEFYEKGLYGAAEILYENVAMSETKQHSERLALCQYRLFKIRIGSDQAHNLKIAYQFEPYVDRLDEVTQLDALKDLANLYRSLREWDRLEVLALEMERKARLLYFSNRRSEKEFYEMQRRLSRPMFVYIVYAKLLCAEAYEGREDYTKALEYTYQYVDLSWVREKDEETKHWLSLFEKWSSANLHVNRLKSGEIEYLPEYVTFMEENPDEIIQAISNVMYAANRYQIDVDYILLRFKSEIEAYINRKQTNDLYNDHVLPDKYNQFLYDLTYYYLRKKDYTMGFNYLMQGLENSVRINNKEVLLDFMILFEQHRHMAAEDICQKYKEVVCEVKRGI; translated from the coding sequence ATGAGTACAGCTACGATTCTGGCGGAAGTTCACTCCTTTATGAAAGAAAATGAGCTAAGTTTAAGTCAATTCTCGGCAAAGTTAAATATTAATGCGGGTACGTTAAGTTATATTCTAAACGGTAACCGTACCTTGACCATCGATCATTTGGATCGGATTTCAGAGGTCATGGGCTTACCCATGGGGCATTATTATGAGCATTATATTAACGATTATCTCCAAGAGAGAAATCCAGATTGGCGGAGAGTGGCCCCTTTCCTTCGGAAATGTGCTGAATTGAACAAGCTGGATTGCATTCGCAGAACGATATGCATGCTGTTGGATAATTTGACGTACTCTACGTCCTTATTCGAGCTGGCCGAGGAGTTTTATGAGAAGGGATTATATGGTGCTGCGGAGATTCTGTATGAAAATGTGGCCATGAGCGAAACAAAGCAACATTCTGAGCGGTTAGCTTTATGCCAGTATCGGCTGTTTAAGATTCGGATTGGGTCGGACCAGGCTCACAATCTCAAAATTGCTTACCAATTTGAACCCTACGTAGATCGGCTGGATGAGGTTACGCAGTTGGACGCATTAAAGGACTTGGCTAACCTGTACCGCTCGCTTCGTGAGTGGGACCGGCTTGAGGTTCTAGCTCTCGAGATGGAGCGCAAGGCACGCCTCCTCTATTTCAGCAACAGACGCTCAGAAAAGGAATTTTACGAAATGCAACGTCGGCTTAGCAGACCGATGTTTGTATATATTGTTTATGCTAAACTATTATGTGCAGAAGCTTATGAGGGTAGAGAAGATTATACTAAAGCGTTGGAATATACTTATCAATATGTCGATTTAAGTTGGGTGCGGGAAAAGGACGAGGAGACTAAGCATTGGTTAAGTTTATTTGAAAAATGGTCGAGTGCCAATTTACATGTCAATCGACTCAAGAGCGGTGAAATCGAATATCTGCCTGAATACGTTACGTTTATGGAAGAAAACCCAGATGAGATTATACAGGCAATTTCGAACGTTATGTATGCTGCTAACCGGTACCAAATTGATGTAGATTATATTCTACTTCGATTTAAGTCAGAAATTGAAGCATATATCAACCGTAAACAAACGAATGACTTGTATAATGACCACGTTCTACCTGATAAGTATAATCAATTTTTATATGATCTTACTTATTACTATCTACGCAAAAAAGATTACACAATGGGTTTTAATTATTTGATGCAAGGACTAGAGAATTCGGTTAGAATTAATAACAAGGAAGTACTTCTTGATTTTATGATATTATTTGAGCAGCATAGACACATGGCCGCAGAAGATATTTGCCAGAAGTATAAGGAAGTCGTTTGTGAGGTGAAGAGAGGAATATGA
- a CDS encoding M42 family metallopeptidase — MNIQPNETYILNLLKSLLDTPSPSGFTHNVMTFIGREAEALGVPCSFNEKGGAILTVPGRDSSRRIALSGHVDTLGAMVRAIRSNGTLAITSVGGFMMNSIENEYCQIHTRSGRVYTGTILSTHPSVHVYSDARDFKREEKNMEVRIDEVVESKEDVLKLGIGVGDFISFDARAVITPSGFIKSRHLDDKASVAALFGLIESIRREGWTPRHDLVFLISNYEEVGHGASWIPDGVNEMIAVDMGAMGDDLSCKETDVSICAKDSSGPYDYEMTTRLIELAKGLGIPHAVDIYPYYGSDASAALRGGHNIRAALIGPGVHASHAMERTHKLAVINTTRLLAAYVAD; from the coding sequence ATGAATATCCAACCGAATGAAACCTATATTTTAAATTTGCTCAAATCCTTGCTGGACACCCCAAGCCCAAGCGGGTTTACACACAATGTCATGACGTTCATCGGGCGTGAGGCCGAAGCCTTGGGTGTACCTTGCAGCTTTAATGAAAAAGGTGGAGCGATCCTGACCGTGCCTGGCCGCGATTCGTCGCGGCGCATTGCACTCAGCGGCCACGTTGACACGTTAGGCGCCATGGTGCGCGCCATCCGTTCGAACGGTACGCTGGCAATCACCTCCGTTGGCGGGTTCATGATGAACAGTATCGAGAACGAATACTGCCAAATTCACACCCGCAGCGGCCGAGTATATACCGGCACGATTCTGTCGACCCATCCTTCCGTTCACGTCTACAGCGATGCCCGCGATTTCAAACGTGAGGAGAAGAACATGGAGGTCCGGATCGACGAGGTTGTGGAAAGTAAAGAGGACGTGCTGAAGCTTGGGATCGGGGTCGGCGACTTCATTTCGTTTGATGCCCGCGCCGTGATCACACCAAGCGGATTCATTAAATCTCGCCACCTGGACGACAAAGCCAGCGTAGCGGCCCTGTTCGGGCTGATCGAATCGATCCGCCGTGAAGGCTGGACGCCGAGACATGATCTGGTGTTCCTCATCTCCAACTACGAGGAAGTGGGGCACGGCGCCTCCTGGATTCCGGACGGCGTGAACGAAATGATCGCCGTTGACATGGGCGCTATGGGCGATGATCTGAGCTGCAAAGAGACCGATGTCTCGATTTGCGCGAAAGACTCCAGCGGCCCTTATGACTACGAGATGACCACCCGGCTGATCGAGCTTGCCAAGGGCCTTGGCATCCCGCATGCGGTTGATATTTATCCGTATTACGGCTCCGATGCCTCGGCTGCCCTGCGCGGCGGCCACAATATCCGCGCTGCGCTGATCGGACCGGGCGTGCATGCCTCGCACGCCATGGAGCGGACACATAAACTGGCGGTCATTAATACGACCCGCCTGCTAGCCGCTTATGTTGCCGATTAA